A single region of the Lotus japonicus ecotype B-129 chromosome 4, LjGifu_v1.2 genome encodes:
- the LOC130714748 gene encoding protein ACTIVITY OF BC1 COMPLEX KINASE 8, chloroplastic-like, whose translation MASSSSLLLRPELRFLPPQITPKRRRFSLTGFCPCYSVSRHNVSLRMRIRAVKEEGAAVVDLAERASDVKWTGNGAATSAAARGSTNGSVRGYDLNGSLVKYGSGNGNGAAAVAGGDFSAEASSKRKRRLEEIGKEDAWFKQSKEPQVEVAVAPGGRWSRFKTYSTIQRTLEIWGFVITFVFKSWLDSKKFSYRGGMTEEKQKLRRKALAKWLKESILRLGPTFIKIGQQFSTRVDILPQEYVDQLSELQDQVPPFPSKTAIAIVEEELGAPLASVFDQFEYEPIAAASLGQVHRARLKGEEVVVKVQRPGLKSLFDIDLKNLRVIAEYLQKVDPKSDGAKRDWVAIYDECASVLYQEIDYTKEAANAELFASNFKNMDYVKVPSIYWDYTTPQILTMEYVPGIKINKIQALDQLGVDRKRLGRYAVESYLEQILSHGFFHADPHPGNIAVDDVNGGRLIFYDFGMMGSISQNIREGLLETFYGVYEKDPDKVLQAMIQMGVLVPTGDMTAVRRTAQFFLNSFEERLVAQRRERELAAAELGFKKPLSKEEKVMKKKERLAAIGEDLLSIAADQPFRFPATFTFVVRAFSVLDGIGKGLDARFDITEIAKPYALELLKFREAGVEVVLKDFRKRWDRQSQAFYNLFRQADRVEKLANIIERLEQGDLKLRVRTLESERAFQRIATVQKTILNTVAAGSLINLATVLYLNSIRVPATIAYFFCAIFGFQVLFGIFKIKKLDERERLITGTA comes from the exons atggcttcttcatcttccttacTCTTACGACCGGAGCTCAGGTTTCTTCCTCCGCAAATCACCCCCAAACGGCGCCGTTTCTCCCTCACCGGATTTTGCCCATGCTACTCCGTTTCCAGGCACAATGTCTCTCTTCGCATGCGAATCCGCGCTGTCAAGGAAGAAGGTGCTGCAGTGGTTGACTTGGCGGAGAGAGCGAGCGATGTCAAATGGACTGGAAACGGTGCTGCTACTTCTGCTGCTGCACGAGGTAGCACTAATGGCTCTGTCAGAGGTTACGACTTGAATGGAAGCTTGGTGAAGTATGGGAGTGGGAATGGGAATGGAGCTGCGGCGGTGGCGGGAGGAGATTTTTCTGCTGAAGCGTCGAGCAAGAGGAAGAGGAGGTTGGAGGAGATTGGTAAAGAAGATGCGTGGTTTAAACAAAGTAAGGAACCGCAGGTTGAGGTGGCGGTTGCGCCTGGAGGTCGTTGGAGCAGGTTCAAGACTTACTCCACTATACAGAGAACGTTGGAGATTTGGGGATTTGTCATCACATTTGTCTTCAAGTCTTGGCTGGATAGTAAGAAGTTTTCGTATAGAG GAGGAATGACTGAGGAAAAGCAAAAATTGAGGCGAAAGGCCCTTGCCAAGTGGCTGAAGGAAAGCATTCTAAGATTAGGTCCTACGTTTATCAAGATCGGACAACAATTCTCCACGAGAGTGGACATTCTTCCTCAAGAATACGTTGACCAGTTGTCAGAACTTCAG gATCAAGTTCCTCCATTTCCCTCAAAGACTGCTATAGCTATTGTTGAGGAAGAGCTTGGAGCTCCTTTAGCTAGCGTCTTTGATCAGTTTGAGTATGAACCAATAGCAGCTGCAAGTCTTG GCCAGGTTCATCGTGCGAGATTAAAGGGAGAGGAGGTTGTTGTCAAAGTGCAAAGGCCTGGTCTCAAGAGTCTTTTTGATATTGATCTTAAAAACCTGAGG GTTATTGCTGAATATCTTCAAAAAGTTGATCCTAAATCAGATGGTGCAAAGAGGGATTGGGTTGCTATTTATGATGAATGTGCCTCTGTTTTATATCAG GAGATTGACTACACCAAGGAAGCTGCTAATGCAGAACTATTTGCAAGTAACTTTAAGAATATGGATTATGTCAAAGTCCCTTCGATTTATTGGGACTATACAACACCACAG ATTCTGACAATGGAGTATGTTCCAGGgattaaaataaacaaaatacaAGCTTTAGATCAGCTAGGTGTTGACAGGAAAAG GTTAGGGAGATATGCTGTTGAGTCTTACTTGGAGCAGATTCTATCACATGGTTTCTTCCATGCTGACCCT CATCCTGGAAATATTGCAGTTGATGATGTCAATGGTGGAAGATTGATCTTTTATGATTTTGGAATGATGGGAAG TATCAGTCAAAATATCCGAGAAGGTTTACTTGAAACTTTTTATGGAGTTTATGAGAAGGATCCAGATAAG GTCCTTCAAGCAATGATTCAAATGGGCGTTCTTGTCCCAACTGGAGATATGACTGCCGTTAGACGAACAGCACAGTTCTTCCTCAATAG tTTTGAAGAGCGTCTGGTTGCacaaaggagagagagagagttggcTGCAGCTGAACTGGGATTCAAAAAGCCACTAAGCAAAGAGGAAAaagtaatgaagaagaaagaacgTCTGGCTGCTATTG GTGAAGATTTATTATCCATTGCAGCAGACCAGCCCTTCCGGTTTCCTGCGACATTCACATTTGTTGTTAGAGCCTTCTCAG TGTTAGATGGCATTGGAAAGGGCCTTGACGCCCGTTTTGATATTACTGAGATTGCCAAACC TTATGCCCTGGAGTTGCTGAAATTCCGTGAGGCAGGAGTTGAAGTTGTCCTAAAG GACTTCAGAAAGAGATGGGACAGACAATCTCAAGCATTTTATAACTTATTTAGACAGGCTGATAGGGTTGAAAAGCTTGCCAACATTATTGAAAGATTG GAGCAAGGTGATCTAAAGCTCAGAGTACGGACTTTGGAATCTGAGAGGGCATTCCAACGTATTGCCACTGTGCAGAAAACAATACTGAAT ACAGTAGCTGCTGGAAGCCTAATAAACCTTGCAACAGTTCTGTATCTCAATTCAATCAGG GTTCCTGCCACTATAGCTTATTTCTTTTGTGCAATCTTTGGTTTTCAAGTTCTCTTTGGCATTTTCAAGATCAAGAAGTTAGATGAACGGGAACGGTTGATTACAGGGACAGCATAA
- the LOC130716030 gene encoding nuclear transcription factor Y subunit B-1-like yields the protein MTGKRNNQTSPVGSPTSGNISDGSNSKEQDRFLPIANVSRIMKKALPANAKISKEAKETVQECVSEFISFITGEASDKCQREKRKTINGDDLLWAMTTLGFENYVGPLKGYLNSYRETEGEKSNNCSVAKPEDHDDAGVVEINNKMLHSSVDFATSFNGGGGFYSSSSVGSQQLAPKTTSFQEIGGNNIRGYSEISSMNRAIAQSVASGDQDASGNRMMPYRVQW from the coding sequence ATGACAGGGAAGAGAAACAACCAAACCAGCCCTGTGGGAAGTCCTACATCAGGGAACATCTCAGACGGTTCCAACTCAAAAGAGCAAGACAGGTTCCTCCCCATAGCCAACGTGAGCAGAATCATGAAGAAAGCACTCCCAGCCAATGCAAAAATCTCAAAGGAAGCAAAGGAAACAGTGCAGGAATGTGTCTCTGAGTTCATAAGCTTCATCACTGGTGAAGCCTCTGACAAGTGTCAGAGGGAAAAGAGGAAGACAATCAACGGTGATGATCTTCTCTGGGCCATGACAACCCTTGGATTTGAGAACTATGTTGGACCCTTGAAAGGGTACCTCAACAGCTACAGAGAAACTGAGGGAGAGAAGAGTAATAACTGTTCTGTAGCTAAACCAGAGGATCATGATGATGCAGGGGTAGTTGAAATCAACAACAAAATGCTTCATTCTTCTGTGGACTTTGCAACTAGCttcaatggtggtggtggattcTATAGTTCTTCTTCTGTTGGGTCTCAACAACTAGCCCCAAAGACTACTAGCTTCCAAGAGATTGGAGGGAATAATATCAGAGGCTATAGTGAAATTAGTTCAATGAACAGGGCAATTGCTCAAAGTGTGGCCAGTGGTGAtcaagatgcaagtggtaataGAATGATGCCATATAGGGTTCAATGGTAG